The region CATTAAAAAAGTTGAGCTATCCAAAGGCGGCTTTGGTGCCCAGTACGGCGGCAGACTTTCTTCCATTCTGAACGTGACAAACCTCGATGGTAACCGCGAAGAATTTGAGGGCACCGCTTCAATCAGTTTACTGAGCGCGAAAACCACCGTGCAAATGCCGATCGGCAATATTGGCTCGATTTCAGGATCTTTTCGCAGAACTTATTTTGATAAAACCATCGCGAAAGCCATCGATGATATCCCCAACTATTATTTTTACGACGGCAATGTCAAAGCATTTTTTGATATTAATGCCAAGAACAAACTGACGATTAGCGGTTACGGCGGCGAAGACGTTTTGAATTTAATCTTTAATGAAGATGCCTCGGAAGATGTGGGGTTTAACTACAGCTGGGGAAATACCACCGGCAGCATTCGTTGGACGCGGGTGATTTCACCACGATTGTTCGCTAATTTCTGGATCACCGGAAGTCGGTTTGAGTCAGATTTTGACTTCGGCGATACGATAGATTTTATTGAAAAGAATTTCGTTTCGGATATTACGTTTAAGGGACATTTTGAATATCATCTCTCCACACATTTTACAACCAATTTTGGTTTTGAGCAGAAGAACCTGCATCTCATTTTCCTTCAAGATTTCCCGGGGGGCAAAATCAACATAGACAAGCGGTCAAAACATTATGTTGCATTCCTGCAGCAGGCCTGGCGGCCAACTGTACGCTGGGATATCGAGGCAGGCATGCGCTACAATTTTTTTGCCGCAGACAGAAATTTTCAAAAGTGGTCGCCAAGGTTCTCTGCAAAATATCGCCTGACAGACTCCATTAATTTAAAAGCGGCTACCGGCCTTTACTATCAATTCCTGCATAGAATCCGGAGGGCCTTCATTGCCGACATCTGGACAGCTTCCAACAAATTTCAAAAGGAGTCCTCTTCTTTTCATGCGATTCTTGGATTTCAAAAAGAGCTCAACCGAAACTGGGAGCTTGAAATCGAAGGCTTTTACAAGGATTATAACAATATTTATTCATTCAATGAAAATGTTCTGACAGAGCTAAGCGCTGATGCTTTTGAAAACGGCGAACCGGTTTATACTGAAACCCGGGGCGTATTTAATCGAGGCGATGGTGAAACCAAAGGCATCGAACTGATGTTAAGAAAAGACTTCGGCGCCATCACGGGCTGGCTGGGTTACAGTTTGTCGTTTACAAAATACACAATTGACGGTATCAACCAGGGCCAATCTTTTTCGCCGCGCCATGACAGAACGCAGGCCTTGAACATTGTTGGCAACCTTGACCTGAAAAATGTTTTCAGAAGCTTACGAGGACAGCAGTTGATAAAACATCGTTCAAACTGGAAAGTGGGATTCACCTTCATCTATACGACCGGCCAGCCGATTACGCTGCCCGGGTCTGGCTATTTTACAAATACGCTTCCTGATCGCGAAACCACTGAGTTTGAAATTTATCCGGCTGAAATTAATAATTTTCGACTGCCGCCTTATGCCAGACTGGATATTAGCCTTACATATGAAAAACATTTCAGAAGCTGGTCCATTTTTCCTTATTTGCAAATCTTCAATGTTGGCAATCGCA is a window of candidate division KSB1 bacterium DNA encoding:
- a CDS encoding TonB-dependent receptor produces the protein IKKVELSKGGFGAQYGGRLSSILNVTNLDGNREEFEGTASISLLSAKTTVQMPIGNIGSISGSFRRTYFDKTIAKAIDDIPNYYFYDGNVKAFFDINAKNKLTISGYGGEDVLNLIFNEDASEDVGFNYSWGNTTGSIRWTRVISPRLFANFWITGSRFESDFDFGDTIDFIEKNFVSDITFKGHFEYHLSTHFTTNFGFEQKNLHLIFLQDFPGGKINIDKRSKHYVAFLQQAWRPTVRWDIEAGMRYNFFAADRNFQKWSPRFSAKYRLTDSINLKAATGLYYQFLHRIRRAFIADIWTASNKFQKESSSFHAILGFQKELNRNWELEIEGFYKDYNNIYSFNENVLTELSADAFENGEPVYTETRGVFNRGDGETKGIELMLRKDFGAITGWLGYSLSFTKYTIDGINQGQSFSPRHDRTQALNIVGNLDLKNVFRSLRGQQLIKHRSNWKVGFTFIYTTGQPITLPGSGYFTNTLPDRETTEFEIYPAEINNFRLPPYARLDISLTYEKHFRSWSIFPYLQIFNVGNRKNVWFLDHKLYNFVQRTDVETMFPILPTIGVNFNF